In one window of Bifidobacterium sp. WK041_4_12 DNA:
- the rpsP gene encoding 30S ribosomal protein S16, whose product MATKIRLKRLGKKFYAFYRVVIVDSRKKRDGEVIEEIGVYDPNKQPSLIQIDSERVQYWLGVGAQPSEPVFKLLNITGDWQKFKGLPGAEGTLKMPEGHKDAATRIEEADKSAQKLKAAKSEKDAKAKAEAEAEKSAEAPAEEAAAEEKAE is encoded by the coding sequence TTGGCAACCAAGATTCGTTTGAAGCGCCTGGGTAAGAAATTCTATGCCTTCTATCGCGTAGTTATCGTTGATTCACGTAAGAAGCGTGATGGCGAGGTCATTGAAGAAATCGGCGTGTACGATCCGAATAAACAACCTTCGTTGATCCAAATCGATTCAGAACGAGTGCAGTACTGGCTCGGCGTTGGCGCACAGCCAAGCGAGCCTGTATTCAAGCTGCTCAACATTACTGGTGATTGGCAGAAGTTCAAGGGTCTTCCAGGTGCCGAAGGCACGCTGAAGATGCCTGAAGGTCACAAAGATGCAGCAACGCGCATCGAAGAGGCTGACAAGTCCGCACAAAAGCTGAAGGCAGCAAAGTCCGAAAAGGATGCCAAGGCCAAGGCAGAAGCAGAGGCAGAGAAATCCGCTGAAGCTCCAGCCGAGGAAGCTGCCGCTGAGGAGAAAGCCGAGTAA
- a CDS encoding RNA-binding protein — protein sequence MLAQAVEHLIRNIVDFPDDVSVKSHENNRGELLRVRVNPEDIGRVIGRSGRTANAIRTIIQALADHKVRVDIMDV from the coding sequence ATGTTGGCACAAGCTGTCGAGCATCTTATTCGCAATATCGTCGATTTTCCCGATGATGTGTCAGTGAAGTCTCACGAGAACAATCGCGGCGAACTGCTGCGAGTCCGAGTCAATCCTGAAGATATCGGTCGAGTCATCGGCCGCAGTGGGCGTACGGCGAATGCCATCCGTACCATCATTCAGGCTTTGGCAGATCACAAGGTTCGCGTAGACATCATGGATGTCTGA
- the rimM gene encoding ribosome maturation factor RimM (Essential for efficient processing of 16S rRNA): protein MSGLNHSNEFASVNPQQRELLRVCRIGRAQGLKGEVNVWAFTDEPELRFAPGAVLKDSHDKEFRVVSSRQFKKRWIILFEHVHDRNAAEALNGIELYGEADSAEEMESEEAWYPSDLIGLEVRLDAQYCNEHGFDPEVSIAQVSDVLEGVAQSLLELKPATPASPSQNAPGQAARGKAATETPATILVPFVEAIVPEIDLEEGILRINPPSGLIPASMLDTVKK from the coding sequence ATGAGCGGTTTGAACCATAGCAATGAGTTTGCTAGCGTGAACCCTCAGCAGCGTGAGTTGCTGAGGGTTTGTCGTATAGGTCGTGCGCAAGGTCTTAAGGGTGAGGTGAATGTCTGGGCGTTCACCGATGAACCGGAGCTGCGCTTTGCCCCGGGAGCGGTCCTGAAGGATTCGCACGACAAGGAATTTCGCGTAGTGTCGTCCCGCCAATTCAAAAAGCGTTGGATTATTCTGTTCGAGCATGTGCACGACAGGAATGCTGCCGAGGCATTGAACGGCATAGAACTGTATGGTGAAGCCGATTCAGCGGAAGAGATGGAAAGCGAAGAAGCGTGGTATCCATCCGATCTGATTGGGCTTGAAGTGCGTCTTGATGCACAGTATTGCAATGAGCATGGGTTCGATCCGGAAGTTTCGATTGCACAGGTGAGCGACGTACTCGAAGGTGTGGCGCAGTCTCTCCTCGAATTGAAGCCAGCGACCCCTGCATCCCCTTCGCAGAATGCTCCCGGGCAGGCTGCACGCGGTAAGGCTGCGACGGAGACTCCAGCGACGATTCTGGTTCCCTTTGTCGAAGCAATCGTTCCCGAAATTGATCTTGAAGAAGGCATTCTACGCATCAATCCGCCGAGTGGACTGATACCAGCAAGCATGCTTGATACCGTAAAGAAATAA
- the trmD gene encoding tRNA (guanosine(37)-N1)-methyltransferase TrmD: protein MDIDIVSVFPEYFDVLNLSLLGKAQEHGLLSIQAHDLRTWTHDVHHSVDDTPIGGGAGMVMKPEVWSQCLDALLGIPDDVQTPKRVAPADNDAEAAAAVSDAASTQQCQTLDPAPGTTIIFPNPSAPLFTQQDAQELSRQHRLIFGCGRYEGYDARIPAHYAAAGYDFREYSIGDYVLNGGEVAVSVMVEAITRLLPGFMGNPDSIVEESYTGSQALLEYKQYTRPAEWRGQTVPDILRSGDHAKVDRFRRDEALVRTANIRPDLIEQLRIADLDKADRKLLSSLGWDLSHSYPEVH from the coding sequence ATGGACATTGATATCGTTTCGGTTTTTCCCGAATATTTTGACGTGCTGAATCTAAGCCTTCTTGGCAAGGCTCAGGAGCATGGATTGCTGTCGATTCAGGCGCACGATCTGCGCACATGGACTCATGACGTGCACCATTCAGTGGACGATACCCCTATTGGCGGCGGTGCTGGCATGGTGATGAAGCCCGAGGTGTGGTCGCAGTGTCTGGATGCCTTGCTGGGCATTCCCGATGACGTGCAGACCCCGAAGCGTGTAGCCCCTGCTGACAACGATGCTGAGGCGGCAGCAGCAGTGTCTGACGCGGCTTCGACGCAGCAGTGCCAGACGCTTGATCCTGCGCCCGGTACGACCATCATCTTTCCCAACCCTTCAGCTCCGCTGTTCACCCAACAGGATGCTCAGGAGCTGTCACGTCAGCATCGGCTGATTTTCGGCTGTGGACGGTATGAGGGCTACGATGCTCGCATACCCGCGCACTACGCTGCTGCAGGCTATGACTTTCGGGAGTATTCGATTGGTGACTATGTGCTCAATGGGGGAGAGGTTGCCGTATCCGTGATGGTTGAGGCGATAACGCGCTTGCTGCCCGGCTTTATGGGCAATCCCGATTCCATCGTAGAAGAGTCATACACCGGCAGTCAGGCGCTGCTGGAATACAAGCAATACACGCGTCCCGCCGAATGGCGAGGGCAAACCGTTCCCGATATTCTGCGCAGCGGAGACCATGCCAAAGTCGACCGTTTTCGCCGCGACGAGGCGTTGGTGCGTACCGCAAACATACGGCCGGATCTGATTGAGCAGCTTCGCATCGCAGATCTCGACAAGGCCGACCGCAAACTCTTGAGCAGCCTTGGCTGGGATCTCAGCCACAGCTATCCCGAAGTGCACTGA
- a CDS encoding RsmD family RNA methyltransferase, giving the protein MRIVSGTYKGFQLNVPKSGTRPTTDRAKEGIFSHLEAYGQVQDAQVLDLFAGTGALGIEALSRGAAGLVSVESAGQAGSMLRNTFSQLRHLASWNNNTSARTVQTQAEKFVRSHAIHHADIASEPDQLSTEAHDHQEPGFDLIFIDPPYAYESKNCEALLQSLVSSTLVTANTVIVLERSDRTPDPTLPASWVATQVKNYGETKVFYIERER; this is encoded by the coding sequence ATGAGAATCGTTTCGGGCACATATAAGGGCTTCCAGCTGAACGTTCCAAAGTCGGGGACCCGTCCGACGACCGACCGTGCAAAAGAGGGTATTTTCTCGCATCTCGAAGCATACGGACAGGTTCAGGACGCTCAGGTGCTCGATCTCTTTGCCGGCACAGGAGCCCTTGGTATCGAAGCGTTATCACGCGGTGCTGCGGGACTCGTTTCCGTGGAATCGGCCGGCCAAGCGGGTTCAATGCTTCGCAATACCTTTTCGCAGCTGAGGCATCTCGCATCGTGGAATAACAATACCAGCGCTCGAACCGTGCAGACTCAGGCAGAAAAATTCGTGCGGTCACATGCGATTCACCATGCTGACATTGCCTCGGAACCAGATCAGCTCAGCACCGAGGCCCACGATCACCAAGAGCCGGGTTTCGATCTGATTTTCATCGACCCGCCCTATGCCTACGAATCCAAGAACTGCGAAGCACTCTTGCAATCGCTCGTTTCGAGCACTCTAGTCACAGCCAATACGGTTATAGTTCTTGAACGCTCCGACCGCACTCCAGACCCCACGCTTCCGGCATCATGGGTCGCCACCCAAGTAAAAAACTATGGCGAAACCAAAGTCTTCTATATCGAGCGTGAGCGGTAA
- the cysS gene encoding cysteine--tRNA ligase: MTDSHKPHDSSVSQVPQLRLYDTATHQITPFTPIHAGEVGIYVCGATVQSSPHIGHIRAAVAFDVIRRWFMRLEYHVTFIRNVTDIDDKILDKSRAAGQQWWERAYIYEREFTHAYERLGVLAPSYEPRATGHISDMIDLIQRILDNGHAYVIPDADGNPSGNVYFDVPSWPQYGELTHQQAGTQAADESAALADKMGPSVDSTGDDKYNPVDAADLAEDKHDPRDFALWKAPKDTDPQTARWKTPFGIGRPGWHLECSAMSHRYLGADFDIHGGGLDLRFPHHENEMAQSKAAGWGFAHHWMHSAWVTAKGEKMSKSLGNGLSVDSILAEHSAWVVRYAMASVQYRSMLEWGSQTLSEAEHAHERITNFIDRSDALIHEPISVDEVNALPVSDFPAEFISSMNEDFNVSGATASIFTTIRQGNALLDAANTPNANAQLRALVLQLRAMLDVLGLDPLNAQWLESDTHADASSQEHDALDSLIGERLAKRTEARKNKDFAQADAIRDELGKAGIVIEDTPHGSSWSME, from the coding sequence ATGACAGATAGCCATAAACCGCATGATTCCAGTGTTTCTCAAGTACCCCAGCTGAGGCTCTACGACACTGCAACACATCAGATAACGCCTTTCACTCCGATTCACGCTGGCGAGGTTGGCATCTATGTTTGCGGGGCGACCGTCCAAAGCTCCCCACACATCGGACATATCCGTGCTGCGGTGGCATTTGATGTGATTCGACGATGGTTCATGCGTCTCGAATATCATGTCACCTTCATACGCAATGTCACCGATATCGATGACAAGATTCTCGACAAGTCCAGAGCCGCTGGCCAGCAGTGGTGGGAACGCGCATATATCTATGAGCGGGAGTTCACGCACGCATACGAAAGGCTCGGCGTGCTTGCTCCCAGCTATGAGCCGCGTGCAACCGGCCATATCAGCGACATGATAGATCTGATCCAGCGCATTCTCGACAACGGCCACGCATACGTGATTCCAGATGCCGATGGCAATCCTTCCGGCAACGTCTATTTCGATGTGCCATCATGGCCCCAATACGGCGAACTCACCCACCAGCAGGCCGGCACTCAGGCAGCCGATGAAAGCGCTGCACTGGCCGATAAGATGGGCCCGAGCGTCGACAGCACCGGTGATGACAAATACAATCCTGTCGATGCCGCAGATCTTGCAGAAGACAAGCATGATCCTCGCGACTTCGCTCTGTGGAAGGCACCAAAGGACACAGACCCTCAGACTGCCCGCTGGAAGACGCCTTTTGGCATCGGTCGTCCCGGATGGCATCTCGAATGCTCGGCGATGAGCCACCGATACCTTGGTGCTGACTTTGACATTCATGGCGGCGGACTGGACCTGCGCTTCCCTCATCACGAGAATGAAATGGCCCAATCCAAGGCAGCGGGCTGGGGTTTCGCACACCATTGGATGCATTCGGCATGGGTTACCGCAAAAGGCGAGAAAATGAGCAAGTCGCTCGGCAATGGTCTCTCGGTGGATTCCATTCTGGCCGAACACTCGGCATGGGTGGTTCGCTATGCCATGGCCTCGGTACAGTATCGTTCCATGCTCGAATGGGGTAGCCAGACGCTAAGTGAAGCCGAACATGCCCATGAGCGAATCACGAACTTCATCGACCGCTCAGACGCATTGATTCATGAGCCCATTTCAGTTGACGAAGTCAATGCACTGCCCGTAAGCGACTTCCCTGCGGAATTCATAAGCTCGATGAACGAAGATTTCAACGTATCCGGTGCTACCGCAAGCATCTTTACCACCATTCGTCAGGGCAACGCGTTGCTCGATGCAGCAAACACTCCGAATGCCAATGCACAGTTGCGGGCGCTGGTCTTGCAGCTTCGCGCAATGCTTGACGTGCTGGGCCTCGACCCGCTCAACGCGCAATGGCTTGAAAGCGATACTCATGCTGACGCTTCCAGCCAGGAGCACGATGCTTTGGACTCTTTGATCGGTGAACGGCTTGCCAAGCGTACAGAGGCTCGAAAGAACAAGGATTTTGCACAGGCCGATGCGATTCGCGACGAGCTTGGAAAAGCAGGAATCGTGATCGAGGACACCCCTCACGGATCAAGCTGGAGCATGGAATGA
- a CDS encoding type 1 glutamine amidotransferase — MAKSKVLILQHVPWERPGRILETLEDVGLETQTLNIVDEKKPDLPDFKEVSGLVIMGGPMGALDVDAHPGLKTEAKLVRASVSVGKPVLGVCLGHQIIATAIGGKLSSNAVEEVGFAPIKRLDQHDYFSMWNKQVNVLHWHSDVVGLPEGAQLLARSEKTKVQAFRFASALGLQFHMEVNLAMLEAWLSESTMSGDLSKSDKKKMIADFNEYNPQLLPLADSVFNGFAARCSTYSAFLEDN; from the coding sequence ATGGCAAAATCAAAGGTTCTCATACTCCAGCATGTTCCCTGGGAACGCCCGGGTCGAATTCTCGAAACCCTTGAAGATGTCGGTCTTGAGACTCAAACGCTGAACATCGTTGATGAGAAGAAGCCTGATTTGCCTGATTTCAAGGAAGTGTCTGGGCTTGTGATCATGGGAGGGCCAATGGGAGCCCTCGATGTTGACGCCCATCCTGGACTGAAGACCGAAGCAAAATTGGTGCGCGCATCGGTGAGCGTCGGCAAGCCTGTTCTGGGCGTGTGCCTGGGACATCAGATCATTGCCACGGCGATCGGGGGAAAACTCAGCAGCAATGCTGTCGAGGAAGTCGGATTCGCTCCGATCAAACGACTTGACCAGCATGACTATTTCTCAATGTGGAACAAGCAAGTCAATGTGTTGCATTGGCATAGTGATGTCGTTGGTCTGCCTGAAGGGGCGCAGCTGCTAGCGCGTTCCGAGAAGACGAAGGTTCAGGCTTTTCGCTTCGCTTCGGCGCTCGGATTGCAGTTTCATATGGAAGTGAACCTTGCCATGCTTGAAGCATGGCTTTCGGAATCCACCATGTCGGGAGATCTGAGCAAATCCGACAAGAAAAAGATGATTGCAGACTTCAACGAATACAATCCTCAGCTGCTTCCCCTTGCCGACTCCGTATTCAACGGCTTCGCTGCCCGCTGCTCCACTTATTCCGCATTTTTGGAAGACAATTAG
- a CDS encoding ABC-F family ATP-binding cassette domain-containing protein, protein MPVYDLGLEHVSLAFATTNVFADVTQGVFEGDRIGIVGRNGGGKSTLLQLLAGQQQPDDGRVTRRNGLSFGLLDQRDPLDDNQTIRQAALENREDYEWAADASSREIVEALLGGLRLDTKIGELSGGQRRRADLARLLLHDWDILALDEPTNHLDIVTIHWLAEHLKNRWSNGSGALLLVTHDRWFLDEVCESMWEVHDGSIDPFEGGYSAYMLQRVERDRQNSVAENKRRNLARKELAWLTRGARARATKQKFHVKAANELIADVPPMRNTLELRQMATSRLGKQVVDLTHVTQIYAEADTHESQSDVIPSPYAAATVEASVTVTVDEARANAAQTVNDPEVLDATTSSGVASVESSTDTSVDDVVAAKSVVVTGKRILNDVTWLIGPGDRIGIVGANGAGKSTLLRILDGTLKPTKGRVKIGKTVKFAVLTQRLDELEKLGKYRIKEVLSRYKTSYVVEGKEVTPGQLMERLGFESAQLMTRIQDLSGGQKRRMQLLLILLDEPNVLVMDEPGNDLDTDMLAVMEDLLDTWTGTLIVVSHDRYLLERVTDQQFALIDGKVRHLPGGVDDYMQLIASGSDQADSQADSDASNDENIASAGDDDGSRVDAKAERMAKRDAAKRVSAIERKMSKLEDSKKKIEQQMADHDPSDYEGLNKLNAQLEAVTKENAELEDEWLSLSEEMD, encoded by the coding sequence ATGCCTGTTTATGACCTTGGATTAGAACACGTCTCTCTTGCTTTTGCCACCACAAACGTCTTTGCCGATGTGACGCAAGGCGTTTTTGAAGGCGATCGAATCGGTATCGTTGGTCGCAATGGTGGTGGGAAATCAACGCTTCTCCAGCTGCTTGCCGGTCAGCAGCAACCCGATGACGGACGAGTCACCAGACGCAATGGACTGAGCTTCGGACTTCTGGATCAACGCGACCCCCTGGACGATAATCAAACGATTCGTCAGGCAGCGCTGGAAAACCGCGAAGACTATGAATGGGCGGCAGATGCTTCGTCACGCGAAATCGTTGAAGCCCTGCTTGGTGGTCTGCGTTTGGATACCAAGATTGGCGAGCTTTCAGGAGGTCAGCGAAGGCGTGCGGACCTGGCCCGTCTCCTGCTGCATGATTGGGATATTCTTGCGCTTGATGAGCCTACCAACCATCTGGACATCGTCACGATCCACTGGCTTGCAGAGCATCTGAAGAACCGCTGGTCGAACGGCAGTGGCGCGCTGCTGCTCGTCACCCATGATCGCTGGTTCCTTGATGAAGTCTGCGAAAGCATGTGGGAAGTGCATGACGGTTCCATCGACCCATTCGAGGGCGGCTACAGCGCCTATATGCTGCAGCGCGTGGAGCGCGACCGTCAGAACAGCGTTGCAGAGAACAAGCGTCGCAATCTTGCACGAAAAGAACTCGCCTGGCTGACCCGCGGCGCAAGGGCTCGCGCCACCAAGCAGAAATTCCATGTCAAGGCGGCGAACGAGCTGATCGCCGATGTTCCTCCCATGCGCAACACTTTGGAACTCAGGCAGATGGCGACGTCACGCCTCGGCAAGCAGGTTGTGGATCTCACCCATGTCACGCAGATCTATGCAGAAGCAGACACGCATGAGAGTCAATCCGATGTGATTCCATCGCCTTATGCCGCAGCAACCGTCGAGGCTTCGGTAACGGTTACGGTTGACGAGGCGCGTGCGAACGCAGCGCAGACTGTCAACGATCCCGAGGTCTTGGATGCAACGACAAGCTCTGGTGTCGCAAGCGTCGAAAGTTCAACAGATACCTCTGTCGATGATGTTGTTGCTGCGAAAAGCGTTGTGGTGACCGGCAAGCGCATTCTCAACGATGTGACCTGGCTGATTGGGCCTGGAGACCGAATCGGCATCGTTGGAGCGAATGGTGCCGGAAAATCGACGCTGCTGCGCATTCTTGACGGAACGTTGAAGCCAACCAAAGGCCGTGTCAAGATTGGCAAGACCGTGAAGTTCGCAGTGCTTACCCAGAGGCTTGATGAGCTGGAAAAGCTCGGAAAATATCGGATCAAAGAAGTGTTGAGCCGATATAAGACAAGCTACGTCGTCGAGGGCAAAGAGGTGACCCCCGGCCAGCTTATGGAGCGTCTCGGATTCGAATCCGCGCAGCTCATGACGCGCATTCAGGACCTTTCCGGAGGACAGAAGCGCCGCATGCAGTTGCTGCTGATTCTTCTCGATGAACCGAACGTGCTGGTCATGGACGAGCCAGGCAACGATTTGGACACTGACATGCTTGCGGTTATGGAGGATTTGCTCGATACATGGACAGGCACCCTGATTGTCGTCTCGCATGATAGATATCTTCTCGAGCGGGTGACCGACCAGCAGTTCGCGCTCATTGACGGCAAGGTGCGGCATCTGCCCGGAGGTGTGGATGACTACATGCAGTTGATCGCATCGGGAAGCGATCAAGCTGATTCGCAAGCCGACAGCGATGCCAGCAATGATGAGAATATTGCATCAGCTGGAGATGACGATGGCAGCCGTGTGGACGCTAAGGCAGAACGTATGGCGAAGCGCGACGCAGCGAAGCGTGTCTCGGCAATTGAGCGGAAAATGTCCAAATTGGAAGACAGCAAGAAGAAGATCGAACAGCAGATGGCCGACCATGATCCTTCCGATTACGAAGGTCTGAACAAGCTCAATGCACAACTCGAAGCCGTTACGAAGGAAAATGCCGAACTCGAAGATGAATGGCTTAGCTTAAGCGAGGAAATGGACTGA
- the ilvN gene encoding acetolactate synthase small subunit: MVNYPISQIGSGRHTLSVLVENRPGVLARVAGLFARRAFNINSLSVSPTERDDISRITVTADVEAVPLEQVIKQLNKLLHVLKIVELDPDNTVERELVLIKVAANERNRSDVLEIVKLFRVRVVDVHPESLTIEATGAGGKLDALLGLLDNYGIIELVRSGAVAVTRGPRALSEKVIGSTVTGR, encoded by the coding sequence ATGGTGAATTATCCAATATCGCAGATCGGCTCCGGCCGTCATACCTTGTCCGTGCTTGTCGAGAATCGGCCAGGCGTGCTCGCTCGAGTTGCTGGACTCTTTGCCCGACGTGCGTTCAACATCAATTCGCTGTCAGTTTCTCCAACCGAACGCGATGATATTTCGCGCATCACGGTTACCGCCGATGTCGAGGCCGTACCGCTTGAGCAGGTCATCAAGCAGCTGAACAAGCTGCTGCACGTGCTTAAGATCGTCGAACTCGATCCCGACAACACCGTTGAGCGTGAGCTGGTGCTTATCAAGGTTGCTGCGAATGAGCGCAACCGTTCCGACGTGCTCGAGATCGTCAAATTGTTCCGTGTGCGCGTGGTCGATGTACATCCTGAATCGTTGACCATCGAGGCAACCGGCGCGGGCGGCAAACTTGACGCACTGCTCGGACTGCTTGACAACTACGGCATCATCGAACTGGTGCGCTCTGGAGCCGTGGCCGTGACTCGAGGACCACGAGCCTTGAGCGAAAAGGTCATCGGTTCGACCGTCACCGGCCGGTAA
- a CDS encoding acetolactate synthase large subunit has translation MALPTPLQAFSGVPNTPDDSANHSAKTSVSSSSSIGETMTGAQALVRSLVDLGVEDVFGIPGGYILPAYDAINDDTGFRFILSRHEQAAGHAAEGYAVTTGRVGVCLVTSGPGATNMVTPIADAMMDSVPLVVITGQVNVSSIGTDAFQEADIVGITYPVAKHSFLVTNAEDVPRVLTEAFYIAKSGRPGPVVVDLTKTAQTGEMRYSWPQRMILPGYSPTTKAHGHVLTDAAKLFTTSYRPVLYVGGGAVRSNASREVKQLSELTGAPIVTTLQSRGIVPNADHAVLGMLGMHGTVAATAAVQRCDLLVAIGARFDDRVTGNVAEFAPAARVIHIDIDPAEIGKNRHVDVPIVGDVSQVLDDLIPEIERLQSVHGRPELDSWWKTIDNWRESYPLRYDEPTDGSLAPQWVVEQLSAKASPDTIWVSGVGQHQMWASQIIDFKKTQTWVSSGGLGTMGYGLPAAIGAEIGSQRDFASKKPVWLIDGDGSFQMTSEELAVAFFEHTPLKIAILNNSVYGMVRQWQTLFYDKHYSKTNLEDGLAGEHDESVADIPDFVTLAKAYGCLGIRAFTKEQALEAIDLANATNDRTVIIDFRVWKDAMVWPMVPAGHSNDDVMYKPGVMPLHHTPEQHDTALESNADAADSTTTEKKG, from the coding sequence ATGGCTTTGCCCACGCCTCTACAGGCATTCAGTGGGGTTCCCAACACCCCAGACGATTCAGCTAACCATTCTGCAAAAACTTCCGTCAGCAGCTCCAGCAGCATTGGCGAAACGATGACCGGTGCACAGGCACTGGTGCGTTCGCTGGTCGATCTAGGCGTAGAGGATGTCTTTGGCATTCCCGGTGGATACATTCTGCCCGCCTATGATGCGATCAATGATGACACGGGCTTCCGCTTCATACTGTCACGTCATGAACAGGCTGCAGGCCACGCTGCGGAAGGCTACGCCGTAACCACTGGTCGTGTTGGAGTCTGCCTGGTGACATCCGGTCCTGGAGCGACAAACATGGTTACCCCCATCGCGGATGCCATGATGGACTCAGTCCCTCTCGTCGTCATAACCGGCCAGGTCAACGTTTCTTCCATAGGAACCGATGCGTTTCAAGAGGCGGACATCGTGGGCATCACGTATCCGGTTGCGAAGCATTCATTCCTGGTGACCAATGCCGAGGATGTTCCTCGCGTGCTCACGGAAGCCTTCTATATTGCAAAGTCCGGACGTCCCGGACCTGTGGTCGTGGACTTGACGAAGACTGCCCAGACAGGCGAAATGCGATATTCCTGGCCGCAACGCATGATTCTTCCTGGTTACAGTCCAACCACCAAGGCACACGGACATGTGCTGACCGATGCCGCCAAGCTTTTTACCACTTCATATCGCCCCGTACTGTACGTGGGTGGAGGAGCCGTGAGATCCAACGCGTCACGCGAGGTCAAGCAACTCTCAGAACTCACCGGAGCACCTATCGTCACCACGCTGCAATCGCGAGGCATAGTGCCCAATGCCGACCATGCTGTGCTTGGCATGCTCGGCATGCACGGCACTGTGGCAGCAACTGCAGCGGTGCAACGCTGTGATCTGCTCGTCGCCATCGGCGCGCGCTTCGATGACCGTGTCACCGGCAATGTCGCTGAATTCGCACCTGCTGCCCGCGTGATCCACATCGATATCGACCCTGCCGAGATTGGCAAGAATCGTCATGTCGACGTGCCTATCGTCGGCGACGTGTCTCAGGTATTGGATGATCTCATTCCAGAAATTGAGCGGCTTCAGAGCGTCCATGGACGGCCTGAGCTCGATTCATGGTGGAAAACCATTGATAACTGGCGCGAGAGCTATCCATTACGTTACGACGAACCCACAGATGGCAGTCTCGCACCCCAGTGGGTCGTTGAGCAGCTTTCCGCAAAGGCATCTCCTGATACGATCTGGGTTTCCGGTGTGGGACAGCACCAGATGTGGGCCAGCCAAATCATCGATTTCAAGAAAACCCAAACCTGGGTTTCATCAGGCGGTCTGGGAACGATGGGCTATGGCCTGCCAGCAGCCATCGGGGCCGAAATCGGATCTCAACGCGACTTTGCCAGCAAAAAGCCAGTATGGCTTATCGACGGCGACGGCAGCTTCCAGATGACATCAGAGGAATTGGCTGTAGCTTTCTTCGAGCACACACCATTGAAAATAGCCATTCTGAACAATTCCGTGTATGGCATGGTCCGCCAATGGCAAACGCTGTTCTACGACAAGCACTATTCGAAGACCAACCTTGAGGACGGTCTCGCCGGTGAGCACGATGAATCGGTTGCCGACATCCCTGACTTCGTGACATTGGCGAAGGCTTACGGCTGCCTCGGCATCCGCGCATTCACGAAGGAACAGGCATTGGAAGCAATCGACCTTGCCAATGCGACCAATGATCGCACCGTGATCATTGACTTCCGCGTATGGAAGGATGCGATGGTCTGGCCGATGGTTCCAGCCGGGCACTCCAACGACGACGTGATGTATAAGCCTGGAGTAATGCCTCTGCACCACACACCGGAGCAGCATGACACAGCTCTGGAATCGAACGCAGATGCAGCGGACTCCACAACGACCGAGAAGAAAGGCTGA
- the rnc gene encoding ribonuclease III codes for MSQQERMSSPEANGNSDRLNATVPVDSAEQAHDRIEQPKAPTGPDALLEALGCTVSPELLVHALTHRSFANEHHGLPNNERLEFLGDAVLELVSTETLFSIHPDMNEGQLAKMRAKAVSEEALSAIARTKLKLGPYILLGVGESASGGADKSSILCDTVEALIGAVFVEHGIEGGRKVVHRLVDDTLAEVATEGPALDWKTSLTVKAHHMDLGEPHYRMKVSGPEFQQIFTAEVMLGDSTEVLASATGSSKRKAQLAAAEVAWKILDAKKSQQPSQA; via the coding sequence ATGTCTCAGCAGGAACGGATGTCATCACCAGAAGCCAACGGAAACTCGGATAGATTGAATGCCACGGTTCCCGTTGACTCTGCAGAACAAGCACACGACCGTATCGAGCAGCCGAAGGCTCCCACAGGGCCTGATGCGCTTCTGGAGGCGCTGGGATGCACCGTGAGTCCAGAATTGCTGGTTCATGCCCTGACCCATCGTTCATTCGCCAACGAACACCATGGTCTGCCGAATAATGAACGACTCGAATTTCTTGGCGATGCCGTGCTTGAACTCGTATCCACCGAAACGCTGTTCAGCATTCATCCTGACATGAATGAAGGTCAGCTTGCCAAGATGCGAGCAAAAGCCGTTTCCGAGGAAGCGTTGTCTGCAATAGCACGTACCAAGCTGAAACTTGGACCGTACATTCTTCTTGGAGTAGGTGAGTCGGCAAGCGGCGGCGCGGACAAGTCATCCATTCTCTGCGACACGGTCGAGGCCTTGATTGGTGCCGTGTTCGTCGAGCATGGCATCGAAGGCGGCCGCAAGGTCGTTCATCGACTGGTTGACGACACCCTGGCCGAAGTTGCCACCGAAGGGCCCGCACTCGACTGGAAAACTTCGCTGACCGTGAAGGCTCATCATATGGATCTCGGAGAGCCTCACTATCGAATGAAGGTGTCAGGGCCAGAATTCCAACAGATTTTCACAGCCGAGGTCATGCTTGGCGATTCCACCGAAGTTCTTGCCAGCGCCACAGGAAGCAGCAAGCGCAAGGCTCAGCTGGCGGCGGCTGAGGTCGCGTGGAAGATTTTGGACGCAAAGAAGAGTCAACAGCCGTCCCAAGCATGA